In a genomic window of Candidatus Hadarchaeales archaeon:
- a CDS encoding 50S ribosomal protein L19e, whose protein sequence is MKLSTQRRLAASLLGVGENRIWMDPSRLEEIASAITRRDVERLIKEGAIRAKPVKGISRGRKRGKERKRGPGSKKGSWGARLPKKERWIRRVRALRKKLRELRDSGKISRSEYRRLYRKVSGGYFRSKAHLEAYLKEREGEGK, encoded by the coding sequence ATGAAGCTCAGCACCCAGCGCAGGTTGGCGGCGAGCTTGCTTGGGGTGGGGGAGAACAGGATTTGGATGGATCCCTCCAGGCTTGAGGAGATCGCTTCCGCCATAACGAGGAGGGATGTGGAACGCCTGATAAAGGAGGGGGCGATAAGGGCGAAGCCCGTGAAGGGGATAAGCAGGGGGAGGAAGAGGGGAAAGGAGAGGAAGAGGGGGCCCGGGAGCAAGAAGGGTTCCTGGGGGGCGAGGCTCCCGAAAAAGGAGAGATGGATAAGGAGGGTAAGGGCCCTGAGGAAGAAGCTCAGGGAACTGAGGGACAGTGGCAAGATTTCCAGATCGGAATACCGCAGGCTATACCGGAAGGTGAGTGGGGGTTACTTCAGGAGCAAAGCCCACCTGGAGGCCTATCTGAAGGAGAGGGAGGGTGAGGGGAAGTGA
- the secY gene encoding preprotein translocase subunit SecY, translated as MNQEAKPKSRLYVFKPVLRFLPEVEVPKRHVSFREKFLWSALALLLFLVMTQIPLYGVEKPIQSFFGALRYVLASHAGSLVELGIGPIVTAGIIMQLLVGAKLIGLDLREREDRALFTGVQKLFAIFMAIFQGGALVMGGWYTRGGNPLPLETKMLVLGQLVLGAVVVMYLDELVSKYGFGSGIGLFIVGGVATEVIWQALSPFTYGGELIGALPFFFSTLLSGGPLSEAFTRGGANMLGVIATVGVFLVAVYVESMRVEIPLAYGRFGGIRGRYPLKFMYTSVIPVILAMAVFANLRLLTYFLPRLRFMDPYLNAPRGLTEVLGDPMRTLIYFLLLVSLCVAFSVLWVSLAGMGPREVAESLDEAGFLIPGFRRDVRVMEQFLSRYIGGLTILSGLVIGSLSALADFLGALGSGTGILLAVGITYSLYEEIARERVSEMFPALRRLLGE; from the coding sequence ATGAATCAGGAAGCGAAGCCTAAGTCCAGACTCTACGTTTTCAAGCCCGTCCTGAGATTCCTCCCCGAGGTGGAGGTTCCCAAGAGGCATGTTTCCTTCAGGGAGAAGTTCCTCTGGAGTGCTCTCGCCCTCCTGCTCTTCCTGGTGATGACCCAGATCCCCCTTTATGGGGTAGAAAAACCCATTCAGAGCTTCTTCGGGGCCCTCAGGTATGTGCTGGCGAGCCATGCCGGAAGCCTGGTGGAGCTAGGAATAGGACCCATCGTGACGGCGGGCATCATCATGCAACTGCTGGTGGGGGCAAAACTCATAGGTTTGGATCTGAGGGAGAGGGAGGATAGGGCCCTCTTCACGGGTGTACAGAAGCTCTTCGCCATCTTCATGGCGATCTTCCAAGGAGGGGCACTGGTGATGGGGGGATGGTACACCCGTGGAGGGAATCCCCTTCCCCTCGAGACGAAGATGCTCGTACTCGGCCAGCTCGTACTCGGGGCAGTGGTGGTGATGTATTTGGACGAGCTGGTTTCCAAGTACGGTTTTGGAAGCGGGATAGGTTTGTTCATCGTGGGCGGGGTGGCCACGGAGGTGATCTGGCAGGCCCTTTCCCCCTTCACCTATGGAGGGGAGCTGATAGGGGCCCTTCCCTTCTTCTTCAGCACCCTCCTCTCGGGAGGTCCCCTGTCGGAGGCCTTCACGAGGGGAGGGGCGAATATGCTCGGGGTAATAGCTACCGTGGGAGTCTTCCTGGTGGCGGTTTACGTGGAGAGCATGAGGGTGGAGATACCCCTTGCCTACGGGAGGTTCGGGGGGATCAGGGGGAGGTATCCCCTGAAATTCATGTACACCTCGGTTATACCCGTGATCCTGGCCATGGCGGTTTTTGCCAATCTCAGGCTCTTGACCTATTTCCTTCCCCGCCTCCGCTTCATGGATCCCTACCTGAACGCTCCCCGAGGACTCACGGAAGTCCTCGGAGACCCGATGAGGACCCTCATCTATTTCCTCCTCCTGGTCTCCCTTTGCGTGGCCTTCAGTGTCCTTTGGGTTTCCCTGGCGGGAATGGGACCGAGGGAAGTGGCGGAGAGTCTGGATGAAGCCGGTTTCCTCATCCCGGGTTTCAGGAGGGATGTGAGGGTGATGGAACAGTTCCTCTCCAGGTACATCGGGGGTCTCACGATCCTGAGTGGTTTGGTCATAGGTTCCCTTTCCGCCCTGGCCGATTTCCTGGGAGCCCTGGGATCGGGAACGGGTATCCTGCTGGCGGTGGGCATTACTTATAGCCTCTACGAAGAAATAGCCAGGGAGCGGGTGAGTGAGATGTTCCCAGCCCTGAGGAGGTTGTTGGGTGAGTGA
- a CDS encoding 50S ribosomal protein L30, which translates to MAELLAVVRLRGNIKVRREMLDTLRMLGLTRVNHCVLLRGGDSEKGMLKKVKDMVTWGEINRETLLHLLKKRGRIRGELPLTEERVREWGFSSLEELADALLGGKVWVKDLPGLKKVFRLHPPRGGYRAIKKSVKEGGDLGYRGEAINELLMRMI; encoded by the coding sequence GTGGCTGAGCTTTTGGCAGTGGTGAGGCTCAGGGGGAACATCAAGGTCAGAAGGGAGATGCTGGATACCCTCAGGATGCTGGGCCTTACGAGGGTGAACCATTGTGTCCTGCTCAGGGGAGGGGACTCGGAGAAGGGAATGTTGAAGAAAGTTAAGGATATGGTGACTTGGGGGGAGATCAACAGGGAAACCCTCCTCCACCTGCTGAAGAAGAGGGGGAGAATAAGGGGGGAACTTCCCCTCACGGAGGAGAGGGTGAGGGAATGGGGATTTTCTTCCCTCGAAGAACTGGCCGATGCCCTGCTGGGTGGTAAGGTTTGGGTGAAGGATTTGCCCGGACTCAAGAAGGTTTTCAGACTTCACCCCCCGAGGGGAGGCTACAGGGCCATCAAGAAGTCGGTGAAGGAAGGGGGGGACCTGGGTTATAGGGGGGAGGCCATCAACGAGCTGCTCATGAGGATGATCTGA
- a CDS encoding 50S ribosomal protein L18, which produces MRNFRRRREGRTDYRLRFRLLKSGKPRLVARVSLNHVRAQVVEFNAKGDKVKASAFSGELKKFGWKGGTSNTPAAYLVGLMCGLRAKKAGVEECVLDIGLHTPVPSSKVFAVLKGALDAGLKIPHSEQVLPSEERIRGEHIAEYARLLKEEREREYSRRFSEYLRRGLPPEELPDHFEEIKKVLVERLGG; this is translated from the coding sequence GTGAGGAACTTCAGGAGGAGGAGGGAAGGAAGGACCGACTACAGGCTCAGGTTCAGGCTCCTCAAGTCCGGAAAGCCCCGTTTGGTGGCAAGGGTTTCCCTGAACCACGTGAGGGCCCAAGTGGTGGAGTTCAACGCCAAAGGTGATAAGGTGAAGGCATCGGCCTTTTCCGGGGAACTCAAGAAGTTCGGCTGGAAGGGAGGTACCTCCAATACTCCGGCCGCCTACCTGGTGGGTTTGATGTGCGGTTTGAGGGCCAAGAAGGCGGGAGTGGAGGAGTGCGTGCTGGACATAGGTTTGCATACTCCCGTTCCCTCTTCCAAGGTTTTTGCCGTGCTCAAGGGGGCACTGGATGCGGGTCTGAAGATTCCCCACTCGGAGCAGGTACTTCCCTCCGAGGAAAGGATAAGGGGAGAACACATCGCCGAGTATGCGAGACTCCTGAAGGAAGAAAGGGAAAGGGAGTATTCCAGGAGGTTCTCGGAGTATCTCAGGAGGGGTCTTCCCCCCGAGGAACTCCCGGACCATTTCGAGGAGATAAAAAAGGTCCTGGTGGAAAGGTTGGGTGGGTGA
- a CDS encoding uL15 family ribosomal protein translates to MVVRRRRKARKYDGRTHGRGCAKRGRGSGEKGGKGWSGGHKQKWSYILKYFPDHFGKHGFVPVERPEPVAINVGEIDERIEELLEKGIAERKGERIAVDVTKLGVEKVLGGGKVEHALELKAPYVTELARAKIEGAGGLVIGESADESGSEA, encoded by the coding sequence ATGGTGGTCAGGAGGAGGAGGAAGGCCAGGAAGTACGACGGAAGAACGCATGGACGGGGATGCGCGAAGAGGGGAAGGGGGAGTGGAGAAAAGGGTGGAAAGGGATGGAGCGGGGGACACAAACAGAAGTGGAGCTACATCCTGAAGTATTTCCCCGATCACTTCGGTAAACATGGCTTTGTTCCCGTGGAGAGACCCGAACCGGTGGCCATCAACGTGGGGGAGATAGACGAGAGGATAGAGGAGCTCCTGGAGAAGGGTATCGCCGAGAGGAAGGGGGAGAGGATAGCGGTGGATGTGACGAAGCTTGGGGTGGAGAAGGTGCTTGGAGGGGGAAAGGTGGAGCACGCACTGGAACTCAAGGCACCCTATGTGACCGAGCTGGCGAGGGCCAAGATAGAAGGGGCTGGAGGTCTGGTGATAGGGGAGTCGGCCGATGAATCAGGAAGCGAAGCCTAA
- a CDS encoding 30S ribosomal protein S5, which produces MGEVMEKPTLETWEPKTALGREVKEGRVKSLSEILRKGIPIKEPEIVEFLAPNLEERILSISFVQRMHKSGRRTKYRVLVAVGNKDGLVGVGHNSAREIREAIRKATVTAKMNLVEIARGCGSWECMCDRPHSVPVQGKGKWGSVEITIKPAPRGLGLVASEVPKTVLELAGVKDAWTFSRGETRTTINFSMATLEALKNITRIALVGRKKGIHLGPTGEGSGGETGG; this is translated from the coding sequence GTGGGTGAAGTGATGGAGAAACCTACCTTGGAGACTTGGGAACCGAAGACGGCGTTGGGAAGGGAGGTCAAGGAGGGAAGGGTGAAGAGTCTTTCCGAGATCCTCAGGAAGGGTATACCCATCAAGGAACCGGAAATAGTGGAATTTTTGGCCCCCAACTTGGAGGAGAGGATCCTTTCCATAAGCTTCGTACAGCGCATGCACAAGTCGGGGAGGAGGACGAAGTACAGGGTGCTGGTGGCGGTGGGGAATAAGGATGGCCTGGTAGGGGTGGGACACAACAGCGCGAGGGAGATAAGGGAGGCGATAAGGAAGGCCACCGTCACGGCAAAGATGAACTTGGTGGAGATAGCGAGGGGATGTGGCAGCTGGGAGTGCATGTGTGACAGACCCCATTCCGTGCCCGTGCAGGGAAAGGGGAAGTGGGGAAGTGTGGAGATCACCATAAAACCCGCCCCCAGGGGCTTGGGTCTGGTGGCCTCGGAAGTTCCCAAGACGGTGTTGGAGCTGGCGGGGGTAAAGGATGCCTGGACCTTTTCGAGGGGGGAAACTAGGACCACCATCAACTTTTCCATGGCCACGCTGGAAGCCCTCAAAAACATTACGAGGATAGCACTCGTGGGGAGGAAAAAGGGGATCCACCTGGGCCCCACGGGTGAGGGATCGGGAGGGGAGACCGGTGGCTGA